A segment of the Symmachiella macrocystis genome:
CAAACCGGCACCAGCAAGAATGCGGTACCCGCCGGTGCGACGATTGGCGCGGCGGACGTTACGGCGCGCGGAGGTGATGATGTCGTCGGCGACGATTTCACTGAACCCTTTGTCGACGAGTCGTTGATGCACGCAAAGTACAGATGCGCCGTGGGAGATGTCGAGTTCGGCTTGATTGGTTTCGTAATCAGCGGTGGATGCCAACGGCGGCCGGTAGTCACCGCAAGCGGGGCAGGTTACAGCTGTGGGGGTAAACTGTGTATCGCAATGAGGGCAAGTCACCAGCATGGGGGGCATCCGGGGTGTGAGATCAGCGATGTGAAAACTGTGGTTGTGGCGGGCGTGTTAGTCTTTTCCCCAACGGTCGGCAGCGGCAAACAAACGTGTGATGGGAAGTTCAAAGCCGGGCAGAATGTCGGTGCGGTAGGTTTTCATTTCCGGCACAATTTGTTCAGCGACGCCCTGGTCGGTTTGGTGATAGACGGTCATGGCGATCCCGTTCAACTCAGGGCCGAGGTGATATGTTCCCTGGTTCTCGGTGATACTCATGCGTGCTGCTCCCCATCAGAAATTCGGGTGGACTGCTGCCCTTATTGTACGCGCAATTCGGGCAGCTTCGAAGACTTTTTCCCGGATATTATGGCTGAGAATGTCTTACGGGGGATTAGCTCCGATTGTCTCGGCGGCGGGGGGGACCTATGATGCATCGTGATTGAGGGACCAAACGGGTCGAGTTTTCTACGTCGTTAAAGGCAGATGCAAGTGATTTCGATCCGGGATTTCCACAAGACCTACGAAAAAACGGTGGCGGTACGTGGACTGTCGTTCGACGTTGAGCCGGGGCACATCTTGGGATTGGTCGGTCCCAATGGTGCCGGGAAGACCACCACGATGCGGGCAATCGCGGGGATTTTGCCACCGACGCACGGCCGGCTTTTGGTTGCCGGGCATGACGTTGTGGAAACCCCCGTTGCTGCCAAACGAGAACTCGCGTATGTCCCGGACGATCCGCATTTATTCGACGCATTGTCGGTTTGGGAACATTTGGAGTTCATCGCTTCGGCCTATGAAGTCGCCGATTTAGAAACCGCAGGAGTATCGCTGCTGGAGCAATTCGAGCTGACCGAAAAACGAGATGCGTTCGCGCATGGACTGTCGCGGGGCATGCGGCAAAAACTGGCCATTGCCTGCGCCTATTTGCACAATCCGCGGGCGATTCTACTCGACGAGCCGCTGACCGGATTGGATCCGCGGGGCATCCGCATCATGCGGGAGTCGATTAAGCAGCGTGCCGCAGCGGGGGCGGCGGTGCTAGTGAGCTCGCACTTGATGTCGTTGGTGGAAGGCTTGTGCACGCATGTGTTGATCCTTAGTTCGGGCAACCAATTGTTCTTCGGAACCATCGCTGAGGCGCGTTCAGCTTACGAGGAGTTGGGTGGTGAAGCGTCGTTGGAGGATGTGTTCTTTCATGCAACAGAAGGCACGCGGACGCAGAGTGAGGCTTGAGGGGTGTTCTTTCACGACTGGATTGTTGGTGGTGTGTTCAATTGCTATTCATTTCCCAAGCGGCGTTCTATGTCATTCGACTTTTGCGAGCCAATCCTGTCCCCTGTAGCCTCAGGCCTGTAGCCTAAAAAGGTCCCCTCATGCATCCGGCTTTGTGGAAACTATTGTGGTTACGGTATCGCGCGAATTTGCGGCGGACGTTGAGTGGCCTGAAGTCGGTTCGCGGAGCGATTACGTTTTGTTGCGGCGCGATGATGTTGGTTTTGATGCTGGGGTCCAACGTGTTTGTGCTGTTGAGTACGCCTCACGAACCGCAGACTGAGTTATTGCGGACGATGGTGCCGGTGTTTCTGTTGGGCTTTACGCTGTTGAGTTTGAACTCCAGTGCAAAGTTGCAGGCGATTCATTTTTGGCCGGCGGAGGTGGACTTTTTATTCGCCGGCCCGTTTGCCCGTCGCGAGTTGTTGTACTACAAGATCGCCGGCAATGTGGTGGGGGCGGTTTTTCTGTCGCTGCTGTTTTCAACGTGGACGACTAGATACGCCGTGTCGTGGTGGTTTGTGATTGCGGGATTGTTTTTGGCCATCTGTTTTGTGCAGTTGCTGCAAATCGCCTTTGTATTGGTGGTGCAAACGCTGTCTGAGCACGGTGTGTCGTTGTCGCGAAAATTGATTCTACTGGCGTTGGGGGTGGTGCTGGCCATTGCCGTGTGGAATGGCTTGGAGGCGCGTCAAGGGGATCGACCGCAGGATTATGTAAACGCCGTGCGGCAGACAACAGCGGGCATTGTGTTATTGGCTCCCTTTGATATCTATGGTCGCGTGATGGCCGCCGAGCAGGTGTTTCCGGAATTCATCCTCTGGGCCAGTGCGGCGGTGGCAATCAATGCCGCGTTGGTGCTGCTCATTGTGCAACTAGACGCGAATTATTTGGAGTCCGCGGTCGCCGGCAGTCAAGCGGTCTATCAGCGGATGCAGCGGATGCGGAGCGGGAACTTTAAGTTCACCGCCAACGAAGGGGCCATCGGTCGCCGGCTTCCCCAATTCCCGCGTTTGGGCGGAGTGGGGACCATCGCGCGGCGTCAATTTACGAAAGCCTTGCGGAGCTCGATGTGGGTTCCGCTGATCATGATTTTCGTGGGTGGCGGGGTTGTGCTGTTTTTGGTGCACAAGATGGAAGGCGAAAACTTGGTGGGGGTGCTGGTGGGGGCATCGGTGTATTGCACGTTTATTTTTTCATCGCTGTTCCCGTTTGATTTTCGCGGCGATTTGGAGCAAATGGAATTGCTCAAGCAGTTGCCGCTACGGCCGATCGCCATTGCTGCCGGAGAGTTGGCGGCGCCGATCATTTTGGTCACGCTCTTGCAGTTGGTGTTGTTCGTAGTGGTGGCGGTTTTCACGGGCAACGTGCTTGTCGCTGGATTGGCGGGCGTGTTTGTTGTGCCGTTGAATGTGTTGTTGTACGGCGTGGAGAACGTGACGTTTCTGATCTATCCGGTCCGGATTGCCGCCAGTACGCCGGGCGACTTTCAACACTTCGGCCGGCAGATGATGATGATGATGGCCAAGATGCTGTTCTTGGCTGTGATCGTCGGATTCGCGACTGGCGGCGGAGCAGCGGCGTATGTGCTGTTGGGGAAATCTACAGCGGCCGGATTGATCGTCGCATGGAGTCTACTGATGCTCGCCGTGGCAGGCATCTTGCCACTGGTGGCTTGGGCGTTTCAGCGGTTTGATGTTTCGCGGTCGTTGGCGAGTTGAGCAGGTTGGGACGCAGTCCGTATGGCCAGCAAGCACTGGCGGACAAGCCGCTAGTGGCACCCCAACGAATCGCTTTGACTTTGCGCTAATTTTGGCCAGCGTCGTTTTGATGTTCGTGGGGTAGGTTTTCCCACTCGGCGCGGACCTGATGCAGACCGGTCATGCAGAGTTCGAACTCTTCGCTGAGTCGTCGCAAGATGGGTGCTTCGTCGCGATACGGTTCGTCATCGAATGTGCTGGCGATGAAGTAGGAGCGTTTGCCCTGTGCGCAGTAGTCGATCAATTGATCTTTGGAACTGGCGCCTTGAAATCTCGGCAGAGCTTCGGGGTAGACCCCGGTCCAGAAGAGCGTGTAGTCGCCAATGTGGCGGAAGGCTTCCCGTTGCGGTTTGGCTTGTCGAGCCTCCGCTTCGGCCAGCATGTCGACCACTTCGTTGAGGCAGTTGCCTTCGACGTCACGGACGCGATACATGGCATCGGTGCGGATGAAACGGAGCAGTAACTTGGAGAGGTAGTCAATCAGCGGAGGATCGGCGATGCCCAGATCGTTCTGGAACGTGTGCTCGGTCAGAGCGGCAAACAGGCGGTCCAGGGAATTCTCCCCACTGATCGGAGCGACCATCACTTCTCCTTTGTCTGGCTACATTACGGACGGACTCACTTCCCAAGATCTTCGCAATGAAGATTTCTGGATTCGGCGTGGATTGTGGTAACAGCGTGGAAACTCTTAACGCGATGTGCTGTTTCGTCTGTTTCAATTATAGGTGATGTACGGAGTCACTGTCGTCTATTTTCGAAGACTTTCGACAGTGGTCGTCCGTGGTGGGACGCTGGCTCGGTACTCAATGAATTTTATGCGAAATCGCATTCCGTTCAAAGGGGGATTTCGCGAGGCGTTATCTCATAAGGACTTACGGCGAGGCGATCGCTTTGGGACACCTCCTATCAATTCGTCATATGTCCATTCGATTTCCAGCTTTACAGAGGGGAGTTTGGTTTGTGGCTTTGACTTTTTATGGTGGACAAATCGACTGATGGCGGTCCTCATCCCCTGCCCTCCTAAAGCAATAATTTGTATTTGTCCGTGGGAAGACAATCAACGGGTGGCAGCGATTGCCAATGGCAATCGGTGTGCCGCAGGCACAAGAAGCAGCAGTTTCAGCTGTCCGTGCCAACGAGACTCTGCTTGTGTAGGCACGCGGGAATTGCGGCTTCTTGCGGGCTGCGCCCGCCCCGATAGCGAAGCTATCGCGGCCACCCGTCTGGTGGGGAGTCCTCACCTTCGGCCCCTTTCCCAATGGGAGAGGGGAGAGAGATGGGCGGGCATTACAATGGCGTGCGGGTGTTGAAGTTGATATATCGGAGGCAGCGGCGCTTGGCCGTTTTAGGATCGGCAACCGAACAGGGAGGTGACAGCTTGAAGATCACTTTTTGTGGTGCGGCTGGAGAGGTGACGGGGAGCCAGCATTTGTTGGAGTTCGGTGACCTACGCGTGTTATTGGATTGCGGTTTCTTTCAAGGACGCCGTGCGGAGTCGCGACGGAAGAATGAAACGTTTCGCTGTGATCCTCCCAATTTGGATGCGGTGATTCTCTCGCATGCGCACATCGACCACTGTGGGAACCTGCCGGGGCTGTATCGCGCGGGGTTTCGCGGGCCGGTTTTTTGTACCGATCCGACCGCCGATGTGGCCGACATCATGCTGCTGGATTCGGCGCGGATTCAGGCCGAGGATGCGAAGTATCTCGCGCGGCATCTGGAGCGAGGGCAAGTGCCGCCTGAGCCACTCTATGACGAGGACGATGTCCGCGCCGTTGTGCAATTGATGGAGCCGATGCCGTACAACGAATGGTTTACGCTGAATCCGGCGCTGCGTTTGCGGTTTGTCGAAGCGGGGCACATTCTCGGTTCGGCGATCTGTGAATTGGAATTCAAGGAACGCGCGCGCACCCGGCGGTTGGTCTTCACCGGTGACTTGGGGCGGCGGAATTTGCCGTTGTTGCACGATCCCCAACCGGTCGATGGTTGTGACATTTTGATATCGGAATCGACCTACGGCAATCGCGTGCATCCCCCGGCGGCGGATTTGAAACAGGCGCTGTTGGAGGTGATCCAAGAGGCGGTCCATGAAGGCGGGAAGGTGATCATCCCGGCGTTCAGCTTGGGACGCACGCAGCGGGTGGTTTATTTTTTGAATCAACTGACCAACGAAGGCCTACTGCCCGAGGTGCCGGTGTTTGTAGACAGTCCGTTGTCGAATCGGTTGACGTCGGTTTATCGGCGGCATGCGGAGTTGTTGGACGCCGATGTGCAATCGACGTTGATGACCGATGCGGACGCGTTTGGGTTTCATGGGCTGACGTACATTGGCAACCGGCAGGAGAGCATGGCGCTCAATCGTCGCAAGGGGCCGTTTGTGGTGATCGCCGCCAGTGGGATGTGCGAAAACGGGCGGGTGGTGCATCACCTGAAAAACTCGGTCGAGGATCCCAAGAACCGGATTGTGATCATCGGTTTTCAGGCGGCGCATACTCTGGGGCGGCGGATTGTGGAGCGGCGCGAGAAGGTCAGCATCTTCAACCGCCACTACAAACTCAAGGCGCAGGTCAAAACGCTCAATGGTCTGTCGGCGCATGCTGATGTCGAGGATTTTAAGTGGTGGTACGACCAATTGGCATCGCGCGGCGGCGTGCGTCAGGCGTTTTTGGTGCATGGTGAGCCGGAGTCCTCGCAAAGTCTAGCGACAATCCTGCGAGACTATTGCGACGAGGATCCAATCATTCCCCAGCAGTTTGAATCGTTCGAGGTCTAATCGCTCGCCGTGTCCGTCCCACCCACCGACAAGCCGCACCCCGATCCCGACCAAATCACCGTAGGAATTCGCCAACCGTGGGTGGAATTGATCCTACAGGGTATCAAAACGATCGAAGTCCGCACCGTGAACACCCGCAAGCGGGGGCGGATTTATCTGTACGCCTCCAAGAAACTGGCCGAAACACCGCCTGCACTCGCAGCCGCCAAACGGCACGACCTAGATGTCACCCCCCTGCCCCGCGGCGTGGTCGTGGGAAGCGTCGAATTGCACAACACGCGACCGATCCGCAAACGAGACGCGACGGCGGCCTGTGTGCCCGCAGCGATGTTGGACGGGCAATACGCCTGGGAACTGCGCGACCCGGTGCGGTTTGCGGAACCGTTGGAGGTGTTGTTTTTGCCGTATGGGGTTTGGTTTTATCCGTGGAAGCGTCGCGGGTGAATCTGTGGGGCTTATTCCTTGTTTTTGACCTCAGGAGAAACTGTGGAATCTGTTTGCTGATAAAGTCGCCATAATTTCAAGGTTTTTCCGACATAATCATGGGGTATGAGGATTCCAAATTCGTCGGGCTGCTGGTTTGGAATCAAGCTTGTAATCGGACCGTTTGGTGATGTGGAAAGCTTATATTGATTTGAAATCATCTGGCTCATCGTTCCGATGATGGTAAATGGTTCTTGATTTGAAGCTTCGTCATTTGGCAATTCTGGCCGCAATTGCATATCCAAGTAATTCAAGAGATTGTCTGTTACACTTGCGTATTCGAATATGTCATTCCATGTTCCGTTCAATATGAGAAACCAAGTAATTCGCTCCTCAAGGGGGTCGACAACTTCAATGTCATCTGCACATACGCATGCCTTCTTGACTGTGAACAAAGTCTTTCCATTGGCGCTCAGATTCCTTGGTTTGTCTTTGTCAGCATATACTCTAAGTGACAAGGGCGGTACCGTCCCGATCATGTGGTCGCCCAATAGCGACATCTCATTGTGCTTGAAGGCATAATCCATAGTGATTTCGATGGTCGGAGTATTGACGTCAAGTCGATTCGCTTCCAACAAGGTCCAACATCCCCAACGTGCCCAGTAAATCGCAATTTTTAGTGGGATTTCATTGAGCTTGGCATATTCTTTTAATGAGTGGAGATATTTCCCTTTAATTGTATATTTTTTATGCGGCTTTTTTTGGTAGAAATTTTTTACTTCTACAAGCATGCGTCCATGCTGTCGAGTGACGATTCGAAAATCCGGTTGCTTTAAATCGCCGGCAATATCAAAAAATGCACCACCGTCTTCTTCCTTAATAATAAGACATTCGCCCATTGCCGCTGCGACATGAGCGAACATCGACTGTGTGCGAAAACCATGAAGCCGAGCGCCGTGGGCAACATGCTCTCGAAGCGACGAAGTAAGCTTTTCCAATAACAATTCTTGTGTTTTGTTTTCAGTGATCGGTAATTGGTTAGCGCGAGCAATGTCATCTATT
Coding sequences within it:
- a CDS encoding putative ABC exporter domain-containing protein; the encoded protein is MHPALWKLLWLRYRANLRRTLSGLKSVRGAITFCCGAMMLVLMLGSNVFVLLSTPHEPQTELLRTMVPVFLLGFTLLSLNSSAKLQAIHFWPAEVDFLFAGPFARRELLYYKIAGNVVGAVFLSLLFSTWTTRYAVSWWFVIAGLFLAICFVQLLQIAFVLVVQTLSEHGVSLSRKLILLALGVVLAIAVWNGLEARQGDRPQDYVNAVRQTTAGIVLLAPFDIYGRVMAAEQVFPEFILWASAAVAINAALVLLIVQLDANYLESAVAGSQAVYQRMQRMRSGNFKFTANEGAIGRRLPQFPRLGGVGTIARRQFTKALRSSMWVPLIMIFVGGGVVLFLVHKMEGENLVGVLVGASVYCTFIFSSLFPFDFRGDLEQMELLKQLPLRPIAIAAGELAAPIILVTLLQLVLFVVVAVFTGNVLVAGLAGVFVVPLNVLLYGVENVTFLIYPVRIAASTPGDFQHFGRQMMMMMAKMLFLAVIVGFATGGGAAAYVLLGKSTAAGLIVAWSLLMLAVAGILPLVAWAFQRFDVSRSLAS
- a CDS encoding ABC transporter ATP-binding protein, with the translated sequence MISIRDFHKTYEKTVAVRGLSFDVEPGHILGLVGPNGAGKTTTMRAIAGILPPTHGRLLVAGHDVVETPVAAKRELAYVPDDPHLFDALSVWEHLEFIASAYEVADLETAGVSLLEQFELTEKRDAFAHGLSRGMRQKLAIACAYLHNPRAILLDEPLTGLDPRGIRIMRESIKQRAAAGAAVLVSSHLMSLVEGLCTHVLILSSGNQLFFGTIAEARSAYEELGGEASLEDVFFHATEGTRTQSEA
- a CDS encoding ASCH domain-containing protein, whose product is MSVPPTDKPHPDPDQITVGIRQPWVELILQGIKTIEVRTVNTRKRGRIYLYASKKLAETPPALAAAKRHDLDVTPLPRGVVVGSVELHNTRPIRKRDATAACVPAAMLDGQYAWELRDPVRFAEPLEVLFLPYGVWFYPWKRRG
- a CDS encoding MBL fold metallo-hydrolase encodes the protein MKITFCGAAGEVTGSQHLLEFGDLRVLLDCGFFQGRRAESRRKNETFRCDPPNLDAVILSHAHIDHCGNLPGLYRAGFRGPVFCTDPTADVADIMLLDSARIQAEDAKYLARHLERGQVPPEPLYDEDDVRAVVQLMEPMPYNEWFTLNPALRLRFVEAGHILGSAICELEFKERARTRRLVFTGDLGRRNLPLLHDPQPVDGCDILISESTYGNRVHPPAADLKQALLEVIQEAVHEGGKVIIPAFSLGRTQRVVYFLNQLTNEGLLPEVPVFVDSPLSNRLTSVYRRHAELLDADVQSTLMTDADAFGFHGLTYIGNRQESMALNRRKGPFVVIAASGMCENGRVVHHLKNSVEDPKNRIVIIGFQAAHTLGRRIVERREKVSIFNRHYKLKAQVKTLNGLSAHADVEDFKWWYDQLASRGGVRQAFLVHGEPESSQSLATILRDYCDEDPIIPQQFESFEV